aaaaacagaaaacacattttcccccttttccgagaggcacggccgtgcctcccgCGAAAGCACAAATgtacctctcgtggaagcaaaactgtgactctcgcgaaagaaaagaaaacaaaaaactcgTCTTttctttccgtttccgagaggcacgggcgtgcctctcgtgaaagcacaaccatgcctcttgcaaaagaaaaataaatagaaaacatatttttttcgtttccaagaggcacggccgtgactcgcgaaagcaaaaccactACTCTCGTGAAAGGGAAAAACACGTTTTTTCCTgcaatttttttaaatatttttttatccaaaagctaaggaagaccgataGAAAACCAAAACATCAAAATCCAAAAAAAAACGTTTAAAAAAGCCGAAAACGTGTGCGAATTTTTTTCCGAAGAGAGCGCCAAGAGCGCAACACATGACGAACGGCTGAGAGCAcgccaagtgacgctgatcgttATGAGGCTTCCGAAGAagcgctcgtcaactagttgctctcGGTACTAGTGGGCAGCACATGAGAGAGTAGTTTTTCCTATGAGCGAAATGAGAGAGAGTAGGTATGTAACAGAGGTATGGATCCAAGGCCCAAAAGGCAAAAAGCTGACAAAAAGCCCATCCACTATCGCAGAGCTCCCACCGGCGTCCGCGTGCCCGGTGCGTGCGCGCACGCCATTCGCGTCGCCCTAGTGCGGCCGCGGCTTTCTCTCTTTCAACCTTTTTTTCCCCAGAAAAGCTTAAGCCACTTTTCACCAgccatgacatgtgggtcccgcgctCGACGTGGCCCGGCCGCTCAGCGATGGAAGACGGCGACGGAAAAGTTGCACCAAAACCCCTCGCTCCACGGCGCACTCACTCATCAGGACGAGAGTGAGGGGAGAAGAGGAATGTGCGCGACGACGACGGCACGCTCGAGGGTCTCTCCCTCCTCCGCTCGCTAGTGTGGCCCCCGTCTCTCCGCTCGCCGCCGGGCCGAATCGCGCGCCCGCGCGCCCACCCCCGACGCCGCCATGGATTTCCTCTGCCCCGGCGATCCGACGGTACGGCTCCTAAACCCCTCGCGCGCGCCGGATTTCCCCCTTTTCGAATGCGCGCTGTGTTGATCAGGACGCGGCGGTGGTTTCTGCAGGTCTGGGACGGGAGGCGTTTCGCCCCGTGCTTCGCGGATTTATATGCTTTTTCCTCCTTCTTCGTTGTGCGGGTGGTGACGATCGGAAATCGTTTTTGGCTTTGCTATTCCTTAATTTTGCTCCGCGTCGCACGGTGCTGGGGCTCGGGGGGAATGTGGTCGCCGCGGTCGCCGTCCTGGCGCTCTTCATCGCCAGGAGGAACGCGTCTAGAGCCGAGGTACTGGTCCGACTGTGTTCAGAACTGATTAACTGCTCTGGTAAATTAGTTCGTATCAAAGTAAATAGGAGTATATCTTAATCGATACTTATAGTGGATACATGGTTGATGGCACCAACTTATTACTTGCTGGTGAGGCATCGCAGCACCGAGCAAAATCGCATACAAGTTCAGCTCAGTTTGCTTGCAATTGGGCCTCTCGAGTTTGAGGATGTCTGAAAGCACGAAGACAGTTAACTAGTGACAGAGACAACATATATGATTATTTGCGGGACCTGTCATTCTCAAGGTGTTATTATTGTCTGTTTACAAATTCTAGGACAGTCGGATGCTGACAGCTATTTCTTACAGGCAGACCATTTATGTACTTATACTAATCTAGAGTGTTGAGTTTACTATCTATTGAACAATAGGTTGAAACAGGGGTTCAGTTAATAATATGCTGAAGGATGaattgctatgcaacttccatgtaTTTCAGAACTCACTGAAGGTCTTTGTTGCCGGTTGGTTTTCTACCAGTTGGAGTACTGAACTCAAAGATTCTAGCTGATGATCTGTTTGATGTTTCTAGTGGAGAACAAATATGTCCTGTTTGAATAAGTGGAGAACTGAGAGTTGCTTAAATGTTGCAGAAGTTTAATCATCAAATATGCCATGTTTGCAACGATAGTTAATTAGACTGCAATTAGCGATTATAATTTTATACACTGTTATTACTTTTTGCCAATGTTCTTTTAACGATTATAATTTCACTCGCTGCTTCAGAACGTCAGGAGACGTTTACCAGAAAAGTTGTTTGTGTTCGGCATACCTAGCTTTGCAGCCTGCCTTTCTTTGCTTGGACTAATTGTGCTCGTAAAGAAGAAAATTGAAGGGATAGATGGCCCAAACCACGAATCATTCTTCAGGTGCTCCCAGTTTCTTGCATGGGTAAGAGGTTCATTACAATAACGATCTGCATGCTCTTCCTTTCCAGCCGGCCATTATAGTCTGTCCTTTGAATAGGTAGCTGTTCTTATCTCTGCCAATGGCCCTTGGTCCGAAATACTATGCAACCCAATCATATGCATCTGCTGGATGTTGAAGATTCTTCTAGAGATACCTCATTTGCAATACAAGCTTACAGAAATGAAGGTATTCCATTTTACACACAATCTGCTGTCTTTTCTTCCCTTTGAGTGATGCTTCTTTGTTATGGATACGAGTTATGACACTCTTCTCTACGATTTTCTGCTGTATTACGATAACCTATAATTTCTCTGTCCATTCAACTGTTTCTTTAGCTGGCATGGTACTGCAAGTTGCATACAAAATTGACATGAAATGGCAGctacacaaaaagaagcatctagttTATGCTCTGTTTTGGTGTTCATTACAGGCAATGGCCTATGTTACAGAGATCGTCTCATTCTCTACATCAATTACATTTGGACTTTTTCTTATTGTCATAACTGCAGTACACAAATTATGCAACAAAAGGTAACTGGTTGTAAATCACCCACAGCACATTATTGTTTTTATTAATGCTTAAATCGGTTTTTATCTTTTAGGAACTAGGAGTTATACTTGGAGCAAGCATGTTGCTTATCATGAAATGCAACCTAAGTCATTGGTATATCATGTATAAATAACTTATGCTTAGTCATTCTAATTAGTACActcttgtgctttattttaatcttACCATCCTCTATTTTATGTTTGTTGTTGTTAAATGAGGCAAAGTCAAACTACAACTGTAATTTGTTTTGGATCCATGCAGGCTGCATCCTCTATTTAACTTTAACCTAGGCACGCTAGACAATTCTTTTGCCAAGCACAGCAACCTAGCTACTCTGTTGAATAATCAACCCTGTGTTGTTATTCATCGTTATAAATCATACTGAGCTGTGTTCCTCACAATTCATGTAAAGCTGTGTGCTGTGTTGTTCTCTTTCAGAGAAGTTAACTCTATCGAAGCTCCCCTCATTCCGAGCAATGAAAATTCTGAGGCTGAAAATGCAAACTTGGTATGACGTTTTTGTAATCCCTTTTTGAGTTCCTGTTGTACATTCAGGATGTGTGCAATTTCGTATGTTATAAATGCATAATTTTGCCTAAACTCGTCAAGTTAATGTTAACTTTCCTCTCATGAAAATATATGGCATCTTTGTTTCGAGGGCAAGTGATTTGTGTGGTACAAATGGCATCCCTGTATTGGGTGCAGGTGTCAGCCCCAAACAGCTGAAAACTCCAAGTGACAATTGCAAACATGGCAGGAATAGTTGAATCAATATTAAGGTTATGCCAACCTACAATCCACACCTGCAAACATGTTCCTCTAAAACCATGCCAGTATGTTAATGTAAACCTTTGGTGTATGAAAAAAATATGTTCCTGCTACTTGATTATTTGTCATTTGGACACTGGTATTTCGCTTCTATTAACCAAATTACATAGTTCAGCTTCTGAGTTTCTCTATGCTTTATGTCCTGTCCTCTCAGATAAATAAGCagcacaatgtctgggaactgttgACTTTTAAGTCTGTTAATCCAATGATGGACATTGGTATCAGAAGACAACTAGACTTCACAGATCTACTTGAATTACCCGCTGAGCTCAAAACTGCTTCCTGTTATGACAAACTTCTGTCTTCCTGGACTGCTGAACATCAAAAATACCATGCTGATtcttctctacttagagctatgttTTACGCTTATGGATGGTCCTACTTACGTTTGGGCATACTAAAGGTACCTTTTTAAAATTATTATAGATCAGCTGAGTAAATTTATGTCGTATATATGAGTTAGTTGTTCGGGGTTGAAATTTTATTAAAGAGGGCGTGGGATTTATGACACAGAAGTACATGATCTCTTTCTGCATCCCCCTTCTATAGCCATGTTGCATACATGACCAGATTAACCAAGTTACAAAAAAAAGGATTATCATATTGCTATTGAAAACTCCATGTACTAGATGCTGGGATGGATTTTATTAATTTGATACGGGTCCTGTGACAGACAGCTTTGTGATTAATATATTGCTAGCAGTTCACAAAAAGGAGGTTGATATACTTGGTTAATAATTTCTATCTTGTTCAACGAATGCTGGCAAAATTATTGCTTAGAATGAACCCTACATTCACAGATTGTTTTGTTTTCTaatatattattataatttccgttCGTGCAGGTGATAAATGACAGTATCAGTTTTGTAAGCCCACTGCTACTCAACAAGTTCATAAAGCTTATTCAAGAAGGTGTTGTTTCCTAAAAATCTACAAGGCTTTCCACTAAAAATTTCCAAGGATAATAACTGCCATGTTCCTCTGGCACTAAAACTTGCACTATACAGAGTGTTTCTTTAGTTTGCTTCACATGGATAGCTCAGGAAAACCAAAGACAATCAGCAAATATTCTCACAAGCTTTTTAGAAGTAATTCTTAGGATGCTGCTGCTAGTTCTTGTAGAAGCACTGCATAATATGTTGGGATTCATCAATAAATAAACTACAAGATGTATCTGAATAATGTTCCTTATCAAAGTAGCATCCATTATACTGGTTTGTTTGTGCTTTTTAGCCATGTAAATAAACCAAGCTACATCTTCTGGTATTTATCAACATTTCTTTTGTCAGGTTCCGTTGGCATGGATGGATATATTATTGCCATTTCCCTAGGATTGACTTCGATTATCAAGTAAATCTTCTCACCACAAATTAATTGTGCGTTTTCTTGTGATCTGGAAGTCTAGCTAGACACATTATTCTTAACTCAGTCTTAGATACTGATGAGCTACAAGTGAATTTTGCAGCAAAAATAGTCACAATTTATgaaaatgattttttttattttggtactTTTTTTCTTTAAATTTGGAAGTGTAGACATATTGTTTTTAACCGAGTCTTAGACAGTGATGAGTTATAGTTGAAAATTGTGGTAACATAGTCACAGTTTATGAAGATGAAAAATTTATTTTTGATACTTCAACAAGAGTGACGAGTCTTTCTTTTAGCAGAAAGTGATGAGTCCATTTTATGTATTGAATTTATTGAGATCCACAGCATGCCTTCAATTTCATTTTGAACGAAATAAACATTCAGTTTAAAAGTTGCAAACCGCGTAAGCCTCTTTTTTATTCACTGACGGACAGGTTATGTGATAGGCATTGTGGTCTTCTCATGTTATCTTCTGAAGAATGATGCATCATGCCGTACACTTGTACTGGTGTCACATGTTTATTTTACTGCTGCTTTAGCTAGATTGGTTTCGTCCTGAATGGAATAAGTATGATAAAAACAATGACTTCACCAGTTATAATGTCTGACCTCTTGTGGTATTACAAGTGTGGTTTTTTACTTGTCGTAATGACCATACTAAACAATGAAACGACATAAATGCTGAACAATTATTTCCAGATGATTAACCACTTGGGCATCTTTTCAAATCTCATTAGTAATTAACTTTATTCAATTTCTGTTTCACCGTTTGCTAGGTCATTTTTAGATACCCAGTACTCCTTTCGTCTTGCAAAGCTCAAGTTGATGTTGCGATCAAGCATGATGGGAATAGTTTACCAGAAGGTATGCCTATTGTAATTCtgtcaaaaataaaaaaaattaagcaAAGAACATTGCAGTCTGCTTGCATTGTACAATAGTTAATTAAACTGGTCGTGAGGAAATATTACTAAGATGTTTGTATGCATCTTGGCTACTATTCACTTCCCAAGAATGATAGGAATCATCATCTAGGACACTAGGTCACGATTTCCTGACATTCAGTATGGATCCAGTGAGTAGTTTGTATGATAGCTCATGTTTGTTTAGACCAATCTTGTGAGATTGTACAATAGTTGTAGCGCATCTTCTGTTGCTAGCTGCTGCTGTAGAGTGTTTTTTTTTTTGTTCTTACAAATCAACAAGGAATTTTGTAACAACTTCCGATAGACTTGAAGCATCATTCAAACATTACTTGACTTACCTTTGTCCCTTTTCATTTTGTATGCGCCTTAAAAAACAGTGTCTATGCCTCAGTCTATCTGAGCGTTCTAGGTTTTCTGAAGGAGAGATTCAGACCTTCATGTCTGTTGACGTTGACCGCACAGTAAACATATGTAACAATCTTCACGATGCTTGGAGGTATTTCATTCTCTACTGATTCTTGGCTATTACGAACTTAAATTGTATGCTTGTGCCGCCTTAATTAATTGCAGAATTGCACACTTTGGTGTTTGGTTAGCTTCCCATTGCAGATTGGACTTGCTCTTTACCTACTGTATACACAAGTCAATTATGCATTTCTATCTGGACTTGCAATAACAATCATACTGATACCAGGTATTGGTATTTTTTTAATTGTTTAATGTGAACTAGGTTTCCGTATATCGAGAGAGAGTTGCCAGGTCATAAATCCCATTTTTTCATGTTACTTGTAGATCATTCTTCAGCCTCTCACTTCATCAATGTCTCCGTTTATCTGGGGCGTTGACAGATACATCCTCCAATGCTAGCGCTAACACATAAAAATGTGCATCTTAAAGCAACCATGATTCCATAAATATTGCATCACGTCATGCTAGGCCTTTCTTATCATTACTTCAAGATTTATGTTAAAATTGTGTCATCAAAACACTGCCATATTTTACAGTGAACAAATGGATTTCTACAAGGATTGCTACTGCCACACAAAAAATGATGAAGCAAAAAGATGAGAGGTGAGATAAGCAATTCCTCTCTTACTATCGTGGAACAAAGAAACTACTGTCTTAATTGAATAATAGGAATAGAAAAAAAAGTTTGAGTAATTGTGCAAAAATGTCTGTTGCTATTTTTCTGTGCAGGATAAGTTGTGCAGGAGAACTCTTAGCACACATTAGAACAGTGAAGATGTACAGCTGGGACAAACTATTCACTCAACGCTTGAATAAAAGAAGAGAACTAGAAGTGAAGCATCTTGCGGTGTGCAGTTGCTTGTTAGCAATTTTAAAATTTCTATCAAGTTGCATTTTTGGCACTAGAACTCACAGGTGCTTCTTTTCCTGACAGACTCGAAAATATCTGGATGCATGGTGTGTCTATTTCTGGGCAACCACGCCAACATTGTTCTCCCTTTTCACCTTTTCCATATTTGCAATAATGGGCCACTCACTGGATGCCGCCACGGTAAAGCAATATCTTGAATTATATGTTTGAAACATGCCCTCGGGTCACGGGGTGTGACAAAAACTCCATACATGGATTCCTTCTTACAGGTTTTCACCTGTGTCGCACTCTTCAACACATTAATATCTCCCTTAAACTCATTGCCATGGGTTATTAATGGGATGATTGATGTAAGTTAGATGATCTCTATCTGCTATTGTAATGCCAGATGCATCTCTACCACTGTAACCTTACCTGTATTCTCTGGTATTGCAGTCTGTTATCTCTAGCAGAAGATTGCACAACTATTTGTCTACTCCAGAGCATTGCTCTTCCGAGTTGACTATCTCAAGTGACGTTGTAAAGGATGATTCCAACAGACATACTGAAACAATCTATGATCCCACAGCTGTTATAATCAGGAACCTATGTTGTTCTTGGTCTAGTACCTCCACTGTTGAGCCCCAAATAATTCTCAGAGACATATCTCTGCAGCTACAGAAAGGCCTCTTCATTGCAATCGTAGGCGAGGTGATTTTTAAAATTGTATAATTATCCTACTACTTTCTTTGAATATTTCTCTTTTAGTTGGTGAAAGAATACCTTGGGGATACTGTATTACTGGCTgaaaatcatatttgaatttgcAATACTATTACCAGTGACACCTTCTTAAATTTTCATTGCCacactttttttcttcttttctccaGCTTCATCGATTCTCTGACACTTCTATAATGCAAATTTGCGTTTGATTTGGATAATGATAGTTGGATAGGAACTTTCACAAGGCTTTCTATTAAGCACCTTAATTTGCCAAGAGGAGTAAAAATAACCACTCTTGTAGAGTGTTGTGGCTATTGCAGTTGTTTTCTGTTAATTGGAAAAATAATAATATTATGTTCATTTTCAGGTTGGTTCAGGCAAGTCATCTTTGCTGAACTCTATTATTGGAGAGATGTCTGTCATCAGTGGTTCTATTAACTCATGCGGTTCAATTGCATATGTACCACAGGTTGTACTTTATGATTTAGAGATGGCTTAAGATTTCGCAGTTGAACTGCATAAAACTTAAATTTTTCATTGGTTTTTGTAGGTACCTTGGATATTATCTGGGTCTTTACGGGATAACATTTTGCTTGGAAAAGGATTTGACACAAGGAGGTAGATTATTAAAATGTTATCTTTACCAATAAGAATCACTTGTTCTGCTAATGGTGgtgcttttttatttttcttaaaagCTGAAATACCTGGTGTTTATTGtgtattattttaattattattctgTGTTGGAGCATTTATGTAGATATGAAGAAGTAATACAAGCATGTACCCTTGATGTTGACATCTCAACAATGATTGGGGGAGATATGTCACATATTGGAGAGAAAGGTCTCAACTTATCGGGTGGACAGAGAGCCCGTCTAGCATTGGCAAGGTCATATTAAAAACATTGTGCAGTTGACACTGGAAAGTCCAAAGTTTTTGTACTAACAACGTGATCATATACTTGCAGGGCTTTGTATCATGACTCTGATGTATACTTGTTCGATGATATACTTAGTGCAGTTGACTCACAGGTTGCTTCATGGATCCTCGAAAAAGCCATTATGGGACCACAAATGAAGCGAAAAACACGATTATTAAGCACCCACAATCTCCAGGTAATGATTTTCTGATCTCACCAAAGCAAATTGTAGCATGTTGTTTCTAAATGCATGAAACGAGCATTTAATTTGATAGCAAGAAAATGAAGATAGCTTCCACTAAAACAACAACAACGTttcctttttcttcaggctatttatgCTGCAGATATGATTGTGGTCATGGCTAATGGATTTGTCAAATGGTTCGGGACATTGGACAGTTTCTTGGCAACTCCATATTCAAAAATATCTAATCCAGATAGTTCATCTGCTGTCTCAGCAACAAGTTCACAAAAAAATAAAGGACCAAGCACCTTTGAATTCAACACTAAAGATGTGCTTGACAATGGTTCAGTGGTTGATCAGGAGGAACAAAGAGATCAGACTGAAGCAGAGGGCAGGAAAGAAGGCATGGTTGAGATAATTGTGTACAAGTGAGTTGTTTTGCAATATTGTTGATTTACTGCATTGAATAGTGGAAGCTTCTTAAACTTCCTACTACAACTAAACCGAAATGATTATTTCTACAGAAAATATGCAACACTTGCAGGGTGGTCAATGGTATTTCTGATATTTGTGAGTGCATTCTTAATGCAAGCATCTCGTAATGGCAATGATCTTTGGTTGACTTACTGGGTGGATAGCAGTTCAGGCACCAATAACACAAGATTTTATCTGGTAAGAGTGCTCTCTATCTAAGAATACTGAATTTGAACAGTTATTATTATAAATATGTTATCTATATCTGGTCACTCAAAACAGAAGACAACGTGTGAAATAAATAAGATCTGATGTGCATTTTTGCTTATCAAAGATTTTGATCTGTGTAGACTATCCTTGCTGGGTTTGGCATAATCAACTCCTTTTTCACATTGGGAAGGGCATTTTCTTTTGCATATGGCGGTCTGTGTGCAGCAATTCAGATACATGCCGATCTTCTTGGCAGTCTAATTGGTGCCCCAGTTTCTTTTTTCGACCAAAATCCCAGTGGCCGAATACTGAATAGGTTAGTATGTCAGGAATCTTCAGCAAACTCTGCAATACAGAAACATCCTTGATGAACTTTATGAACTTCCAGATTATCGTCAGACCTCTACACTGTTGATGATTCCCTTCCATTTATCCTCAATATATTTGTGGCCAACTTCTTCAGCTTACTTGGCACCCTTGTTGTTTTGTGTTATTCACAGGTAAATATGCAATAGTTTTACTATAATTCTAATGTGGGCCGACATTATATTCAAATAAATTAATTCACTTAGCTTGTAACTCATGAATGTTCCCATGCAGGTTACATTTCTACTCATCTTAGTCCCTCTCTGGCTTATCTACAGCAAAGTGCAGGTACTGTTATCCATTTCCTTAGTTTGTGCTTTTCTTCACTAAGGCTATGGTCCTTCACATTCTTCCAATTTTTTAAAATTCATTATTCGAACATTCTCAATGCATGTTATGTGTTAGCCTAAATACATTTACAGTGTGGAACCTGGTTCTTTTGCACTGTACATATGCTCTACTTTTGGAGAAACAAATTAACATTCTGTGCAGTTCTATTACAGGTCGACATCACGTGAAGTAAGACGGCTTGACAGTGTTGCTCGTTCACCTATCTATTCATCTTTTACAGAGACACTTGATGGTTCATCAACGATAAGAGCATTCCAAAAGGAGGTATGTTAATTACATCAGGACTATTGAAAATTATATGAAGGATACCAGAGCCTTTGCCTTCATTTGAACCTAGCTGTTAGAACTTTAAAGCTCAAGTGACTTGTGTTGATGTGATTTGTTCAAGATACTGACGGTAAAATACACAGGGTTTTTTCTTAGAGAGGTTCATCCAACAACTGACGCTATATCAGAAAACATCCTACTCTGAACTTACTGCTAGTCTGTGGCTCTCATTAAGACTCCAGGTATAACTCTTTGTCAAGGGATAGTAACTTCATCTTCTGTTATGAAACCATGAATCTTTATCTATTAGTTAGGCCTATCGCGCAGTCAATGTATTAACTAGCAGATCACTTTAGTTGTTGGCAGGGTTGGTCATTTTGTTCATCGCCGTGATTTCCGTTGTTGGCTTCCATAGCAACTCTCCTGTTAAGTTTGGTACACCTGGACTGGTAAGTATGACAGGGAAGAAATTACCAACTCCAGGCTCATTTGTTTACATTTCTGTTCCTGTTGAAAATATTGGTATGTTTGAACTATGTAGAATTTAAGATAGAGAAAATAAGAGATTACCAATTCCAGGCTCATTTTTTTACATTTCTGTTCCTGTTGAAAATATTGGTATGTTTGAACTATAGACTTTGATAGAGAAAATACACTGCAGGTTGGCCTGGCGTTATCGTATGCAGCACCTGTTGTATCACTGTTGAATAGCTTCTTAACCACTTTTACAGAGACAGAAAAGGAAATGATCTCTGTTGAGAGGGTTGTTGAGGTAAAAAGCCAAGAAATATTCTGCCTGTTACTGACAAGCATATTTTCCTCTAGTAATTCAATAATGCTTGCAGTATGTCGGTATACCTCAAGAAGAACTCCAGGGATCAGAAGCTCCTGATAGAAGTTGGCCAACAGAAGGGAAGATTGAGTTTGAGCATGTAACTCTAAGGTACAAAGCGGACCTACCACCGGCTTTGAATGAAATCTCATTCCATATTGAATCTGGCATGCAGGTATGGTAACTGTCTGTATATTCTTATTGAGTCATTCAGAAAACTACCATTAAACTTCCCTGGTTTATTAGGTTGGAATAATAGGAAGGACCGGAGCAGGAAAATCCAGTATACTGAATGCACTTTTCCGTTTAACTCCAATATGCAATGGTCGCATCTTAGTAGACGGTTTTGATGTGGCCAAAGTTGCTGTCCAAGATCTTCGTGGACATTTTGCAGTAGTACCCCAGAGTCCGTTTTTGTTTGATGGTTCTTTGAGGTAAACTATTAGTTGCTCTAATTTCTCTCTTTTCTGGCTTCTACAATTTTGTGGGCATTGGTTGGACATTTAGAGAACTAAACAGAGAAACCTATGTCCAGCATTCTAATTTTGAGTTGACAAACAGGGAAAACCTAGACCCTTTCGGTATAACAACAGATATCAGGATATGGGAAGCTCTTGAAAAATGCCATATGAAGGCAGAGATAGAATCAATAGGAGGACTCAATATTCATGTGAAAGAAAGTGGTGGATCCTTTTCAGTAGGCCAGCGACAACTCCTATGTCTCGCCCGTGCTATCCTAAAATCATCAAAGGTATCTATACTATGTTGGTCTTTTCAAACTTTCTGCAAGTTTCATCAGCAGCAAAAGCTTATGACGTTAAGCTGCGTGCCACGTAGTTGCTCAAAGAAGTTAAACTTGCTAATGATTCTACAGGTACTTTGCCTTGATGAGTGCACAGCCAATGTTGACAATCAGACAGCATTCCTGTTACAGAAAACTATTTGTGCTGAATGCAAGGGCATGACGGTCCTCACCATAGCCCACCGCATTTCAACTGTGATGAAGATGGACAATATTCTAGTTCTTGATCAAGGCAAACTGGTAAGCCATGCCTTTATGCTTTTATAACCTCTTAGTGGTGAGATATACCCGAAGAGTCAAAATCTGGATGCAACAAAATGCTTCACAGAAATGAACAAACGGCAACGTTAATCAGATGCCCTTCATTTGACATGTGCAGCAGCGTGGTTATACTATGTTCAAATCATTAGAAATGTGCCCTTCGCTCACCTTGTTAGAATGGTATCTAACTCTATTTCCTCCAAATTTAGGTTGAAGACGGAAACCCGGAGGTTCTTATGAATGATGACAGATCAAGATTCTCACGATTTGCGAAGGCATCTATGTGATCCTAGGAAAATCATGTGCCACTCTGTGTTGTACTACTAGATGAAACACTAGCGCTTAGCTGCATCTCTCACTTTGATCAATGATACCGTCTTCAGCTCGCATGCGCATCTAAGAGCTTATAGGAAGCCTGATCCTCTAGCTTATGAATCGATTTGTCGGAACTCAAGGTTTTCTGAAATGGATCTAGGATATAATTTGTTATATCAAAGTATTGTCATCACAGCAAAGTTGAAATGAACCCAGATGAAATACTCATAAACCAACA
This portion of the Triticum dicoccoides isolate Atlit2015 ecotype Zavitan chromosome 7A, WEW_v2.0, whole genome shotgun sequence genome encodes:
- the LOC119334654 gene encoding ABC transporter C family member 13-like isoform X1; translation: MDFLCPGDPTVWDGRRFAPCFADLVLGLGGNVVAAVAVLALFIARRNASRAENVRRRLPEKLFVFGIPSFAACLSLLGLIVLVKKKIEGIDGPNHESFFRCSQFLAWVAVLISANGPWSEILCNPIICICWMLKILLEIPHLQYKLTEMKAMAYVTEIVSFSTSITFGLFLIVITAVHKLCNKREVNSIEAPLIPSNENSEAENANLINKQHNVWELLTFKSVNPMMDIGIRRQLDFTDLLELPAELKTASCYDKLLSSWTAEHQKYHADSSLLRAMFYAYGWSYLRLGILKVINDSISFVSPLLLNKFIKLIQEGSVGMDGYIIAISLGLTSIIKSFLDTQYSFRLAKLKLMLRSSMMGIVYQKCLCLSLSERSRFSEGEIQTFMSVDVDRTVNICNNLHDAWSFPLQIGLALYLLYTQVNYAFLSGLAITIILIPVNKWISTRIATATQKMMKQKDERISCAGELLAHIRTVKMYSWDKLFTQRLNKRRELEVKHLATRKYLDAWCVYFWATTPTLFSLFTFSIFAIMGHSLDAATVFTCVALFNTLISPLNSLPWVINGMIDSVISSRRLHNYLSTPEHCSSELTISSDVVKDDSNRHTETIYDPTAVIIRNLCCSWSSTSTVEPQIILRDISLQLQKGLFIAIVGEVGSGKSSLLNSIIGEMSVISGSINSCGSIAYVPQVPWILSGSLRDNILLGKGFDTRRYEEVIQACTLDVDISTMIGGDMSHIGEKGLNLSGGQRARLALARALYHDSDVYLFDDILSAVDSQVASWILEKAIMGPQMKRKTRLLSTHNLQAIYAADMIVVMANGFVKWFGTLDSFLATPYSKISNPDSSSAVSATSSQKNKGPSTFEFNTKDVLDNGSVVDQEEQRDQTEAEGRKEGMVEIIVYKKYATLAGWSMVFLIFVSAFLMQASRNGNDLWLTYWVDSSSGTNNTRFYLTILAGFGIINSFFTLGRAFSFAYGGLCAAIQIHADLLGSLIGAPVSFFDQNPSGRILNRLSSDLYTVDDSLPFILNIFVANFFSLLGTLVVLCYSQVTFLLILVPLWLIYSKVQFYYRSTSREVRRLDSVARSPIYSSFTETLDGSSTIRAFQKEGFFLERFIQQLTLYQKTSYSELTASLWLSLRLQLLAGLVILFIAVISVVGFHSNSPVKFGTPGLVGLALSYAAPVVSLLNSFLTTFTETEKEMISVERVVEYVGIPQEELQGSEAPDRSWPTEGKIEFEHVTLRYKADLPPALNEISFHIESGMQVGIIGRTGAGKSSILNALFRLTPICNGRILVDGFDVAKVAVQDLRGHFAVVPQSPFLFDGSLRENLDPFGITTDIRIWEALEKCHMKAEIESIGGLNIHVKESGGSFSVGQRQLLCLARAILKSSKVLCLDECTANVDNQTAFLLQKTICAECKGMTVLTIAHRISTVMKMDNILVLDQGKLVEDGNPEVLMNDDRSRFSRFAKASM